The Anoplolepis gracilipes chromosome 14, ASM4749672v1, whole genome shotgun sequence genome includes a window with the following:
- the LOC140673563 gene encoding organic cation transporter protein isoform X1, which translates to MKDTKTNEYAKVNVKQVSNGKDDHVDSDTNVDAVQIAIGNLGKWQIIICLAISLVKFPVAWHQLAIVFMAPHQDYNCTKPASVNSKDQCTVEFNGTLMKCTEWEYDRKIFPETIISQWNLVCDKTHYANIQQSILMFGVLLGNIIFGSLADRYGRKNPLIISVVLQLLSGIGCAIVPWFQVLLLMKLLSALATGGMMVTSYVICMEIVGTKWRAAITVLYQIPFSLGHMSLAGLAFWFRHWQQLQIAITLPSIILLSYWWIVPESPRWLLAMEKQRSACKILQRAVNVNKVENVDVPEIVRKHCLHQNFKKSALDHKASFLDLFRTPNMRVKSLSIFFNWIVCGMGLFGMSQYIGQVGGDIFINFAVSGAIQVPGNFVAWWAMNKLGRRITLICSNSISGIACLFLIVVSNDIAWLRLLLACFGIVGMSVSFTTVYLFSGELFPTVVRNIGIGASSMCARVGSIVAPFVVSLNYIESWLPPTIFGVLPLVGAALCLLLPETAGCTLPDTLQDGEEFGKKYKQEKEKNGDLEVEATF; encoded by the exons ATGAAGGATACGAAAACCAACGAATATG CGAAGGTGAATGTCAAGCAAGTTTCCAACGGTAAGGACGATCATGTCGATTCTGACACAAATGTCGATGCCGTGCAGATTGCGATCGGCAATCTCGGCAAGTGGCAGATCATCATCTGCCTGGCGATTTCTCTGGTCAAATTTCCGGTAGCGTGGCATCAATTGGCGATCGTCTTCATGGCGCCTCATCAGGATTACAATTGCACCAAGCCCGCTTCTGTCAACTCTAAAGATCAGTGCACGGTCGAGTTTAACGGCACCCTGATGAAATGCACGGAATGGGAGTacgacagaaaaatatttcccgAGACTATTATATCGCAA TGGAATTTAGTCTGCGATAAAACGCATTACGCGAATATCCAACAGTCTATTCTTATGTTCGGTGTGCTTCTTGGCAACATAATTTTCGGCAGCTTAGCAGATAG GTACGGCAGAAAAAATCCGCTAATAATTTCCGTCGTTCTTCAACTATTATCGGGTATTGGATGCGCAATAGTTCCTTGGTTTCAAGTATTATTGCTTATGAAGCTATTAAGTGCCTTGGCCACTGGAGGCATGATGGTTACTAGTTATGTTATCT GTATGGAAATAGTAGGTACAAAATGGCGTGCCGCCATCAccgttttatatcaaattccATTCAGCTTAGGCCACATGTCGCTGGCAGGACTCGCGTTCTGGTTTCGACATTGGCAGCAACTACAAATTGCCATTACACTCCCatctataattcttttaagtTATTGGTGGATAGTACCCGAGTCACCGAGATGGTTACTAGCCATGGAAAAGCAGAGATCAGCGTGCAAAATATTGCAGAGGGCGGTCAATGTTAATAAAGTGGAAAATGTGGACGTTCCTGAAATAGTCAGAAAACATTGCCTGCATCAA AACTTTAAGAAATCCGCGTTGGATCACAAGGCTTCGTTTTTGGACTTGTTTCGCACACCGAACATGCGAGTGAAATCCCTCTCGATTTTCTTCAATTGGATCGTTTGTGGAATGGGTCTGTTTGGCATGTCACAGTACATCGGCCAGGTCGGTGGcgatatattcattaatttcgcAGTGTCCGGTGCTATACAGGTTCCAGGAAACTTCGTCGCATGGTGGGCAATGAATAAACTAGGTCGACGAATCACTCTGATCTGCAGCAATTCCATAAGTGGCATAGCCTGTCTGTTCTTAATCGTCGTATCAAACG ACATAGCATGGTTACGGTTACTTCTGGCGTGCTTCGGTATTGTCGGTATGTCGGTGTCGTTTACAACAGTCTACCTTTTCTCCGGAGAATTGTTTCCTACAGTTGTAAGGAACATTGGAATTGGGGCTAGCAGCATGTGCGCTAGAGTAGGCTCCATTGTAGCGCCATTTGTGGTGTCTTTG AATTACATTGAATCGTGGCTACCGCCAACTATATTCGGAGTTTTGCCGTTGGTCGGAGCCGCCTTGTGCCTATTATTGCCTGAAACTGCCGGATGTACTTTACCGGACACGCTTCAAGACGGCGAGGAATTTGGAaa GAAATATaaacaagagaaagaaaagaatggaGACCTCGAAGTAGAAGCGACATTCTAA
- the LOC140673562 gene encoding beta-galactosidase, producing the protein MWSLIFVTTLALSSAIAKTVNLPSNDTWQYSFEVDYENNQFLLDGKPFRYVSGSFHYFRAPRQYWRDRLRKMRAAGLNAVSTYVEWSLHEPEPGQFNWVGDADLIEFLNIAQEEDLLVLLRPGPYICAERDLGGLPYWLLREVPNIKLRTKDTAFMNYATAYLNQVLEKVKPLLRGNGGPIIMVQIENEYGSYDACDTEYTDMLKEIVAQKVGNKALLYTTDGASASMLRCGFVPGAYATIDFGTSVNVTNSFQSMRLYQPRGPLVNSEFYPGWLTHWGETFQRVKTEAVTKTLREMLALGASVNIYMFYGGTNFAFTSGANGGVGVYSPQITSYDYDAPLTEAGDPTDKYFAIRNVIGEYLSLPNMSLPTASPKGNYGPVLLEPTQKLFDSQSSFVVSWATGNKPETFEYLSVNQGFVLYETDLPHSVSDPAILRAIVKDRALVYVDGRLSGTLSRIDKMFTIPLESPYGRRLSLLVENQGRLNFGNEIHDFKGVSNVTISGTSLINWNMTGYAFTDVSSLGDVSTIDVESGTLHNGPVFLRGRFTIIGQPLDTFLDTTGWGKGVAFVNGHNLGRYWPLVGPQITLYVPAPYLRTGENELILLELEYVSQTRKMKFQSVPNLNVGSPSSDR; encoded by the exons ATGTGGTCATTAATATTTGTGACGACCTTGGCATTGAGCAGTGCTATAGCGAAGACAGTGAACTTACCGAGTAAT gACACATGGCAGTATAGTTTCGAGGTTGATTACGAAAACAATCAATTCCTATTGGATGGAAAACCTTTCCGGTATGTTTCCGGCAGTTTTCATTACTTCCGTGCACCCAGACAGTATTGGAGGGATCGTTTAAGGAAAATGCGAGCCGCGGGACTTAACGCGGTCTCCAC TTATGTCGAGTGGAGTCTTCACGAACCAGAGCCAGGTCAGTTTAATTGGGTCGGCGATGCGgatctaatagaatttttaaatatcgcgCAAGAGGAAGATTTGCTCGTATTGTTACGACCGGGTCCTTACATTTGCGCGGAAAGAGATTTg GGTGGTCTACCATATTGGTTGCTTCGTGAAGTGCCGAATATAAAGCTACGCACAAAAGATACAG CTTTCATGAACTATGCCACAGCGTATTTGAATCAGGTATTAGAAAAAGTCAAGCCGCTTTTGAGAGGCAACGGGGGACCGATAATCATGGTGCag ATAGAGAATGAATATGGAAGTTACGATGCTTGCGATACCGAGTATACGGACATGTTGAAAGAAATCGTTGCCCAAAAAGTCGGCAATAAGGCTCTTTTATACACGACGGATGGTGCATCCGCGTCCATGCTCCGATGCGGTTTCGTACCTGGTGCATACGCCACCATCGATTTCGGGACATCCGTTAATGTTACCAATAGTTTTCAATCTATGCGTCTCTATCAGCCACGA GGTCCCTTGGTGAATTCCGAATTTTATCCAGGCTGGTTAACTCACTGGGGGGAAACCTTCCAGAGGGTGAAAACCGAAGCTGTCACGAAGACATTGAGGGAAATGCTCGCTTTAGGTGCTTCCgttaatatttacatgttCTACGGTGGTACAAACTTTGCTTTTACTTCCG GCGCAAACGGCGGTGTAGGTGTATATAGTCCACAGATAACGTCTTACGATTATGACGCTCCTTTGACCGAAGCTGGAGATCCGACAGATAAATACTTTGCTATAAGAAATGTCATCGGTGag TACCTGTCATTGCCAAACATGTCTCTTCCAACCGCATCTCCGAAAGGCAATTACGGTCCGGTATTACTGGAACCGACACAGAAGCTGTTCGACAGTCAATCCTCGTTCGTGGTGAGCTGGGCGACCGGCAACAAACCTGAAACTTTCGAATATTTATCTGTGAATCAAGGTTTTGTACTTTACGAGACGGATTTGCCGCATTCTGTCTCCGATCCAGCTATACTGCGTGCAATCGTGAAAGACAGAGCGCTGGTTTACGTTGATGGTCGATTATCCGGCACACTGAGTCGCATAGATAAGATGTTTACTATACCACTCGAGAGTCCTTACGGTCGTCGTCTGAGTTTATTAGTGGAGAATCAAGGGCGTTTGAATTTCGGCAACGAAATCCACGATTTTAAG GGTGTATCAAACGTGACTATCAGTGGAACGTCATTGATTAATTGGAATATGACGGGTTACGCGTTCACCGATGTGTCATCTCTTGGAGATGTGTCGACTATAGACGTAGAGAGCGGAACTTTACACAACGGTCCGGTATTTCTTCGGGGACGATTCACGATTATTGGACAACCGTTGGACACATTTTTGGACACTACCGGCTGGGGCAAAGGGGTGGCTTTCGTGAACGGTCATAATCTCGGCAGATATTGGCCATTGGTCGGCCCGCAAATAACTCTGTACGTTCCGGCTCCGTATCTGCGTACAGGCGAGAATGAGTTGATTTTGTTGGAACTAGAATATGTGTCGCAGACAAGGAAGATGAAGTTTCAATCCGTACCAAACTTGAATGTAGGATCGCCAAGCTCggatagataa
- the LOC140673563 gene encoding organic cation transporter protein isoform X2, with protein MSRAKVNVKQVSNGKDDHVDSDTNVDAVQIAIGNLGKWQIIICLAISLVKFPVAWHQLAIVFMAPHQDYNCTKPASVNSKDQCTVEFNGTLMKCTEWEYDRKIFPETIISQWNLVCDKTHYANIQQSILMFGVLLGNIIFGSLADRYGRKNPLIISVVLQLLSGIGCAIVPWFQVLLLMKLLSALATGGMMVTSYVICMEIVGTKWRAAITVLYQIPFSLGHMSLAGLAFWFRHWQQLQIAITLPSIILLSYWWIVPESPRWLLAMEKQRSACKILQRAVNVNKVENVDVPEIVRKHCLHQNFKKSALDHKASFLDLFRTPNMRVKSLSIFFNWIVCGMGLFGMSQYIGQVGGDIFINFAVSGAIQVPGNFVAWWAMNKLGRRITLICSNSISGIACLFLIVVSNDIAWLRLLLACFGIVGMSVSFTTVYLFSGELFPTVVRNIGIGASSMCARVGSIVAPFVVSLNYIESWLPPTIFGVLPLVGAALCLLLPETAGCTLPDTLQDGEEFGKKYKQEKEKNGDLEVEATF; from the exons ATGTCTCGAG CGAAGGTGAATGTCAAGCAAGTTTCCAACGGTAAGGACGATCATGTCGATTCTGACACAAATGTCGATGCCGTGCAGATTGCGATCGGCAATCTCGGCAAGTGGCAGATCATCATCTGCCTGGCGATTTCTCTGGTCAAATTTCCGGTAGCGTGGCATCAATTGGCGATCGTCTTCATGGCGCCTCATCAGGATTACAATTGCACCAAGCCCGCTTCTGTCAACTCTAAAGATCAGTGCACGGTCGAGTTTAACGGCACCCTGATGAAATGCACGGAATGGGAGTacgacagaaaaatatttcccgAGACTATTATATCGCAA TGGAATTTAGTCTGCGATAAAACGCATTACGCGAATATCCAACAGTCTATTCTTATGTTCGGTGTGCTTCTTGGCAACATAATTTTCGGCAGCTTAGCAGATAG GTACGGCAGAAAAAATCCGCTAATAATTTCCGTCGTTCTTCAACTATTATCGGGTATTGGATGCGCAATAGTTCCTTGGTTTCAAGTATTATTGCTTATGAAGCTATTAAGTGCCTTGGCCACTGGAGGCATGATGGTTACTAGTTATGTTATCT GTATGGAAATAGTAGGTACAAAATGGCGTGCCGCCATCAccgttttatatcaaattccATTCAGCTTAGGCCACATGTCGCTGGCAGGACTCGCGTTCTGGTTTCGACATTGGCAGCAACTACAAATTGCCATTACACTCCCatctataattcttttaagtTATTGGTGGATAGTACCCGAGTCACCGAGATGGTTACTAGCCATGGAAAAGCAGAGATCAGCGTGCAAAATATTGCAGAGGGCGGTCAATGTTAATAAAGTGGAAAATGTGGACGTTCCTGAAATAGTCAGAAAACATTGCCTGCATCAA AACTTTAAGAAATCCGCGTTGGATCACAAGGCTTCGTTTTTGGACTTGTTTCGCACACCGAACATGCGAGTGAAATCCCTCTCGATTTTCTTCAATTGGATCGTTTGTGGAATGGGTCTGTTTGGCATGTCACAGTACATCGGCCAGGTCGGTGGcgatatattcattaatttcgcAGTGTCCGGTGCTATACAGGTTCCAGGAAACTTCGTCGCATGGTGGGCAATGAATAAACTAGGTCGACGAATCACTCTGATCTGCAGCAATTCCATAAGTGGCATAGCCTGTCTGTTCTTAATCGTCGTATCAAACG ACATAGCATGGTTACGGTTACTTCTGGCGTGCTTCGGTATTGTCGGTATGTCGGTGTCGTTTACAACAGTCTACCTTTTCTCCGGAGAATTGTTTCCTACAGTTGTAAGGAACATTGGAATTGGGGCTAGCAGCATGTGCGCTAGAGTAGGCTCCATTGTAGCGCCATTTGTGGTGTCTTTG AATTACATTGAATCGTGGCTACCGCCAACTATATTCGGAGTTTTGCCGTTGGTCGGAGCCGCCTTGTGCCTATTATTGCCTGAAACTGCCGGATGTACTTTACCGGACACGCTTCAAGACGGCGAGGAATTTGGAaa GAAATATaaacaagagaaagaaaagaatggaGACCTCGAAGTAGAAGCGACATTCTAA